The following proteins are co-located in the Solanum pennellii chromosome 1, SPENNV200 genome:
- the LOC107031203 gene encoding protein trichome birefringence-like 1 — protein MADSPPTLPITRKQSSFPPPPLQIRDYNSPRMSELRKSLFSPSLRTPTFRSNRKSLLFLAYVFTFLFVTCAIFFVFNNPSINHSFRKILNSRRSHFSTIFSHYFHSDHQNSTLYSLPFTNNDSSISHNGFIAISPSQRNGYSENGLQSSMKNDPTSKIEEEEIQKVNLLSNSEKNDHVLKNEGKSSRKREAEERQNGNVLSNSDKNDQVLKNEGKSSSKREEEERQNVNVLSNSEKNDQVLKNEGKSSSKREDKETSNSEKNDKFLKNEGKYNSKREEKERQKVNLLPNSGKNDEVLKNEGKSSSKREDKETSNSEKNDQVLKNEGKYSSKKEEEERQKENVLTNSEKNETRKEAWWEVMNHCDVFDGMWVKDDANPMYEPGSCPFIDEPFDCYQNGRPDNGYQNFRWQPKHCSIPRLDAKEMLELLRGKRLVYVGDSLNRNMWESMVCLLRNSVEDKNRVFEVSGREDFKKEGAYSFIFADYNCSVEFVRSTFLVQEWEIPDGNGSTKETLRLDLVERSCDKYKGADVLVFNTGHWWTHEKTSEGKGYYQEGSHVYGELNVVEAFRKAMTTWARWIEANVDPLKTDVFFRGYSVSHFSGGEWYAGGKCDSDTEPLMDEKDLSPSLYPPIMGMLEDVIKWMKSPVYYLNVTIMSDFRKDGHPSIYRKPNMTDEERRTTLRFQDCSHWCLPGVPDTWNELLYAQLLMKHYQKQHKQQQQQIGS, from the exons atgGCAGATTCACCTCCAACGTTGCCAATAACACGAAAACAAAGTTCATTTCCACCACCACCATTGCAAATTCGAGATTACAATAGCCCTCGAATGTCAGAGTTAAGGAAAAGTCTATTTTCACCTTCATTGCGAACACCAACATTCAGGAGTAATCGAAAATCTTTGTTGTTTTTGGCTTATGTTTtcacttttttatttgttacatgTGCTatcttttttgtatttaataatCCTTCTATAAAtcattcttttagaaaaatCCTCAATAGTAGGAGATCACATTTTTCCACAATTTTCTCACATTATTTTCATTCTGATCATCaaaactcaactctttactctctTCCATTTACAAATAATGATTCTTCAATTTCTCATAATGGTTTTATTGCAATTTCACCTAGCCAAAGGAATGGTTACTCTGAAAATGGTTTGCAGAGTTCCATGAAAAATGATCCTACTagtaaaattgaagaagaagagatacAAAAGGTGAATTTGTTGTCGAATTCGGAAAAAAATGATCatgttttgaagaatgaagGTAAATCAAGTAGAAAAAGAGAAGCGGAAGAGAGACAAAATGGGAATGTGTTGTCGAATTCAGACAAAAATGATCaagttttgaagaatgaagGTAAATCAAGTAGtaaaagagaagaggaagagaGACAAAATGTTAATGTGTTGTCAAATTCGGAGAAAAATGATCaagttttgaagaatgaagGCAAATCTAGTAGTAAAAGAGAAGATAAAGAGACTTCGAATTCagagaaaaatgataaatttttgaagaatgaaggtaaatataatagtaaaagagaagaaaaagagagacaAAAGGTGAATTTGTTGCCAAATTCAGGAAAAAATGATGaagttttgaagaatgaagGTAAATCTAGTAGTAAAAGAGAAGATAAAGAGACTTCGAATTCGGAGAAAAATGATCAGGTTTTGAAGAATGAAGGTAAATATAGTAgtaaaaaagaagaggaagagagaCAAAAGGAGAATGTGTTGACGAATTCGGAGAAAAATGAGACAAGGAAAGAGGCTTGGTGGGAAGTGATGAATCATTGTGATGTTTTTGATGGAATGTGGGTGAAAGATGATGCTAACCCTATGTATGAACCTGGTTCTTGTCCATTTATTGATGAGCCATTTGATTGTTATCAAAATGGAAGGCCTGATAATGGTTATCAGAATTTCAGATGGCAGCCTAAGCACTGTAGTATTCCAAG gTTGGATGCCAAAGAAATGTTGGAACTTTTGAGAGGAAAGCGATTAGTCTATGTCGGTGACTCTCTGAACAGGAATATGTGGGAATCAATGGTTTGTCTTCTCAGAAATTCTGTTGAAGACAAGAATAGAGTTTTTGAGGTATCTGGAAGAGAAGATTTCAAGAAAGAGGGTGCTTATTCTTTTATATTCGCG GATTATAATTGTTCTGTTGAGTTTGTACGTTCTACATTTCTCGTTCAAGAATGGGAAATTCCAGATGGGAATGGATCAACCAAAGAAACACTCAGATTAGATTTGGTAGAAAGGTCATGTGACAAATACAAAGGAGCCGACGTCCTTGTCTTTAACACTGGACACTGGTGGACTCATGAGAAAACATCTGAAGG GAAGGGCTACTATCAAGAAGGTAGCCATGTTTATGGTGAACTAAACGTTGTTGAGGCATTTCGCAAGGCAATGACAACATGGGCAAGATGGATTGAGGCCAATGTAGATCCTTTAAAGACTGATGTTTTCTTTAGAGGCTATTCAGTCTCTCATTTCAG tgGAGGTGAGTGGTATGCTGGTGGAAAATGTGATAGTGACACCGAGCCACTTATGGATGAGAAAGATTTGTCACCTTCGTTGTATCCACCAATAATGGGAATGCTAGAGGACGTGATAAAGTGGATGAAGTCACCAGTATACTATTTGAATGTAACCATAATGTCAGACTTCCGCAAGGATGGACATCCATCGATTTACAGGAAGCCAAACATGACAGATGAGGAGAGAAGGACGACGTTAAGGTTCCAAGATTGCAGCCATTGGTGCCTTCCTGGTGTACCAGACACTTGGAATGAGCTTCTATATGCACAGCTATTGATGAAACATTATCAGAAACaacacaaacaacaacaacaacagataGGTTCTTAG